From Planctomycetia bacterium, one genomic window encodes:
- the glgC gene encoding glucose-1-phosphate adenylyltransferase, producing the protein MDGVLAVILAGGKGSRLEPLTRDRAKPTVPFGGAYRIIDFTLSNCLNSGLRKMLVLTQYKAMSLDRHINLGWHRYFCRELGEFVDVVPPQQRIDEHWYQGTADAVYQNIYTLEKERPEYVVILAGDHIYKMDYHKLVEAHKRNRADLTVAALRVSKDDARHFGVMQIDEHDRVIGFAEKPSDPKTIPGDDQHVLASMGVYVFTARFLFDQLCLDATKHDSQHDFGRNIIPSIISDHRVYAFPFLDENRKRDAYWRDVGTLDAYYEANMDLIEVDPQLNLYDDHWPIRTFLPNIPPPKFVFAEDGSDARRGEALDSIVCLGSIISGGHVRRSILGSNTRVNSFAHVEESILFDNVDIGRHAKVRRAIIDKGVHIPPGIEIGYDHDHDRSRGFTVTDNGVVVIAKADGVEHFAEAELAMH; encoded by the coding sequence ATGGACGGCGTGTTGGCCGTAATTCTGGCCGGCGGTAAAGGTTCGCGACTGGAGCCCCTCACCCGAGATCGTGCCAAGCCGACCGTGCCGTTCGGCGGCGCGTACCGGATCATCGACTTCACGTTGTCGAACTGCCTCAACAGCGGTTTGCGCAAGATGCTGGTGCTCACGCAATACAAGGCGATGAGCCTCGACAGGCACATCAACCTCGGTTGGCACCGCTATTTCTGCCGGGAACTCGGCGAATTCGTCGATGTCGTACCGCCCCAACAGCGGATCGACGAACACTGGTACCAAGGCACCGCTGACGCGGTTTACCAGAACATCTACACGTTGGAGAAGGAACGGCCCGAGTACGTCGTCATCCTGGCCGGCGATCATATCTACAAGATGGACTACCACAAGCTCGTGGAAGCCCATAAGCGCAATCGGGCCGACCTCACCGTCGCGGCCCTGCGTGTCTCGAAGGACGACGCTCGTCACTTCGGCGTGATGCAGATTGACGAGCACGATCGCGTGATCGGCTTCGCGGAGAAACCGTCCGACCCGAAGACCATTCCCGGCGACGATCAGCACGTGTTGGCGTCGATGGGCGTGTATGTCTTCACGGCGCGGTTCTTGTTCGACCAGCTTTGCCTCGACGCCACGAAGCACGACAGCCAGCACGATTTCGGCCGGAACATCATCCCGTCGATCATCAGCGATCACCGCGTGTACGCGTTCCCGTTCCTGGACGAGAACCGGAAGCGCGACGCGTATTGGCGCGACGTGGGCACGCTGGACGCGTACTACGAAGCCAACATGGATCTGATCGAGGTCGATCCGCAGTTGAACCTGTACGACGACCATTGGCCGATCCGGACGTTCCTGCCGAACATCCCGCCGCCGAAGTTCGTGTTCGCCGAAGACGGCAGCGACGCCCGCCGCGGCGAGGCCCTCGATAGCATCGTCTGCTTGGGCTCAATTATCTCCGGCGGACACGTGCGAAGGTCGATCCTGGGTTCCAACACCCGGGTGAACAGCTTCGCCCACGTCGAAGAGTCGATCCTGTTCGACAACGTCGACATCGGCCGGCACGCGAAAGTCCGCCGCGCGATCATCGACAAGGGCGTCCACATTCCGCCCGGCATCGAAATCGGCTACGACCACGACCACGACCGCAGCCGCGGCTTTACGGTGACGGACAACGGCGTGGTAGTCATCGCCAAAGCCGACGGCGTGGAACACTTCGCGGAAGCGGAACTGGCGATGCACTAG
- a CDS encoding HAD family hydrolase encodes MPESPAVAAAAPPVASPTFDGLLFDMGDVLYDATLWRRWLWRLLTKMGVTHSYDALFTIWDDQYLDLVHRGIGDYATAFVDFLTSLSVASPLIDEIVAASRIRKRELESEARPLAGVRPTIERLAMLGVPLAIVSDSETPAAGLETYLHRLGLGGRFAAIVSSRDLGCTKPDPRCYVTALEQLGLSPQSTAFVGHDPVELAGARAVGVASIAFNHAPGCQAEIQLRHFRELLAYVRPAKSLSCAS; translated from the coding sequence ATGCCGGAATCACCAGCGGTGGCGGCCGCCGCGCCGCCCGTTGCGTCCCCCACGTTCGACGGCTTACTGTTCGACATGGGCGACGTACTCTACGACGCCACGCTCTGGCGACGTTGGCTGTGGCGGCTGTTGACCAAGATGGGTGTCACGCACAGTTACGACGCCTTGTTCACCATCTGGGACGATCAATACCTCGACCTCGTGCATCGCGGAATCGGCGACTATGCCACCGCGTTTGTCGACTTCCTGACGTCATTGTCCGTGGCCTCGCCGCTGATCGACGAGATCGTGGCCGCCAGCCGCATCCGCAAACGCGAACTGGAGAGCGAAGCCCGGCCCCTCGCAGGCGTGCGCCCCACGATCGAACGGCTCGCCATGCTGGGCGTGCCGCTAGCGATCGTCAGCGATTCGGAAACACCGGCCGCAGGGCTGGAAACGTACCTTCATCGTCTCGGCCTGGGCGGTCGCTTCGCGGCGATTGTCTCCTCGCGCGACTTGGGATGCACTAAGCCCGACCCGCGCTGCTATGTCACCGCGTTGGAGCAACTCGGGCTCTCCCCGCAATCGACTGCGTTCGTCGGGCACGATCCCGTGGAACTCGCCGGCGCGCGGGCGGTCGGCGTCGCGTCGATCGCGTTCAATCACGCGCCCGGTTGCCAGGCGGAGATCCAGCTGCGCCATTTCCGAGAACTTCTGGCTTATGTGCGCCCGGCCAAGTCGCTGTCGTGCGCCAGTTAA
- a CDS encoding glycosyltransferase, whose protein sequence is MPHRILHIIPSLDRSGAEKQLVMLARGLPRDRFDVHVCVLTRSGPLSEELDRAGIPWTLIGKRWKADPFAYLRLKRHLQDVQPDLVQTWLFAANSFGRAAALAAGVRHVVASERSVDPWKTWWQFAIDRRLAARTDAIVVNSSGVSDFYIRHGLPVDKFVVIPNGIEPPRPSRLTREALLDSLGLPHATRLIGTVGRLWPQKRMKDLIWAADLLKVIRDDVHLVIVGDGPLRDRLERYRRQVRIEDRVHFLGHRDDVPDLLPHFDVYWLASGYEGLPNVVMEAMASGVPVVATDIPGTRDLVQQDATGFLVRVGDRAGFARYTLKLLEDAALRHRIGVAARERMNSEYSVECMIARYGELYARLLS, encoded by the coding sequence GTGCCACACCGCATTCTGCACATAATTCCTTCCTTGGACCGCTCGGGGGCTGAAAAACAGCTCGTGATGCTGGCGCGCGGGCTGCCTCGCGATCGGTTCGACGTGCATGTCTGCGTTCTGACGCGGTCCGGCCCCCTGAGCGAGGAGCTGGATCGGGCCGGCATCCCATGGACGCTGATCGGCAAGCGGTGGAAGGCCGATCCGTTCGCCTATCTGCGACTTAAACGGCACCTCCAGGACGTGCAGCCAGACCTGGTACAAACCTGGCTGTTCGCGGCCAATAGCTTTGGGCGCGCCGCGGCGCTGGCGGCCGGCGTCCGGCATGTCGTGGCGAGCGAACGTTCCGTCGATCCTTGGAAAACCTGGTGGCAGTTCGCGATCGACCGGCGCCTCGCCGCGCGCACTGATGCCATCGTCGTGAACAGTTCCGGCGTGAGCGACTTCTACATTCGGCACGGTTTGCCGGTCGACAAATTTGTTGTCATCCCCAACGGCATCGAACCGCCACGGCCGAGCCGGCTCACCCGGGAGGCGCTGCTCGATTCGCTAGGGTTGCCCCACGCCACTCGACTCATTGGCACGGTCGGACGCCTGTGGCCGCAGAAGCGGATGAAAGACCTGATCTGGGCGGCGGACTTGCTGAAGGTTATCCGCGACGACGTGCATCTGGTAATCGTGGGCGACGGCCCGTTGCGCGACCGGCTGGAACGTTACCGCCGGCAGGTCCGCATCGAAGACCGCGTGCATTTCTTGGGACACCGCGACGACGTCCCGGATTTGTTACCGCACTTCGACGTGTACTGGCTGGCCAGCGGCTACGAAGGTTTGCCGAATGTAGTCATGGAAGCGATGGCGTCCGGCGTGCCCGTCGTGGCGACCGATATTCCCGGCACGCGCGATTTAGTTCAACAGGACGCGACCGGGTTCCTCGTGCGCGTGGGCGACCGCGCCGGTTTTGCCAGATACACGCTGAAGCTGCTCGAAGACGCGGCGCTGCGTCATCGAATCGGCGTAGCGGCGCGCGAGCGCATGAACAGCGAGTACAGCGTGGAATGCATGATCGCGCGCTACGGCGAGCTCTACGCGCGCTTGCTGTCCTAA
- a CDS encoding BBP7 family outer membrane beta-barrel protein, whose protein sequence is MRFRSCVLAVGGLLTLTSAAIAQQGRGYGSPGLLAVPESSPSYVNPWRGQAYPTSAQIEEPSPADMVPPIPEAPVDTGSMYDEALSNDDYSGCGDCCTPCTPRWYVAAGGLYMNRDGSNDFWTTYENNVPFNQMMHSPDTDWNGGFFATIGHRFGCCSQHAIEGSFWMLDPLEGENQVGRTGANTLATPIDLGDVTIGPNPATFYFDDAQTHRITRHDEIYNVEVNYYYDLLPAAYNRAFSAQLLMGVRYFRFDENLVFSSVINGSTFGANGGADEAHLGIRAENNLVGFQIGTRLNYYLTQDLSFFATPKFGIYGNDIQQRVSLASGDGFNGVAAPVGGPVGGFPFESSKRDVSVLAELDLGVNWQLTQRWSVFGGYRLVAVSGLALSDEQIPAFLVDYPAINDIDSNGHLLLHGGFAGVQYAY, encoded by the coding sequence ATGAGATTTCGCAGCTGTGTTTTGGCCGTTGGCGGCCTGTTGACCCTGACGAGCGCGGCGATCGCGCAACAAGGTCGAGGTTATGGATCACCAGGCCTGTTGGCCGTGCCTGAATCATCGCCGAGCTACGTGAACCCGTGGCGCGGCCAGGCGTATCCCACGAGCGCCCAAATCGAGGAACCGAGCCCGGCCGATATGGTCCCGCCGATTCCCGAAGCCCCCGTCGACACCGGCAGCATGTACGACGAAGCCCTGAGCAACGACGACTACAGTGGCTGCGGCGATTGCTGCACGCCTTGCACGCCACGGTGGTATGTCGCCGCGGGCGGACTGTACATGAATCGTGACGGCTCGAACGACTTCTGGACGACGTACGAAAACAACGTGCCGTTCAACCAGATGATGCATTCGCCGGACACCGATTGGAACGGCGGCTTCTTCGCCACGATTGGGCATCGCTTCGGCTGCTGCTCGCAGCATGCGATCGAAGGCAGCTTCTGGATGCTCGATCCGCTCGAAGGTGAGAACCAGGTCGGTCGCACGGGCGCTAATACGTTGGCGACGCCGATTGACCTGGGCGACGTCACGATCGGCCCAAACCCGGCGACGTTCTACTTCGACGACGCGCAAACGCACCGCATCACGCGGCACGATGAGATCTATAACGTCGAGGTGAATTATTATTACGACCTGTTGCCGGCCGCCTACAATCGCGCATTCAGCGCTCAGTTGTTGATGGGCGTGCGTTACTTCCGCTTCGACGAGAACCTGGTGTTTAGCTCGGTGATCAACGGCAGCACCTTCGGCGCCAACGGCGGCGCCGACGAGGCTCACCTGGGCATCCGAGCTGAGAACAATCTGGTCGGCTTCCAGATCGGCACGCGGTTGAACTATTATCTGACGCAGGACTTGAGCTTCTTCGCGACGCCTAAGTTCGGCATCTATGGGAACGACATCCAGCAGCGCGTTTCGCTCGCCAGCGGCGACGGCTTCAACGGTGTGGCGGCGCCGGTCGGCGGCCCGGTGGGCGGCTTCCCGTTCGAATCGAGCAAGCGTGACGTATCGGTGCTCGCGGAATTGGACCTGGGAGTGAATTGGCAGTTGACGCAGCGTTGGAGCGTGTTCGGCGGCTACCGCCTGGTGGCGGTCAGCGGCCTGGCCCTCTCCGACGAACAGATCCCGGCCTTCCTGGTGGATTACCCGGCGATCAACGACATCGACAGCAACGGACACCTGTTGTTGCACGGCGGATTCGCCGGTGTGCAATACGCCTATTAA
- a CDS encoding lipopolysaccharide biosynthesis protein yields MPPHVRRKVARPARRIVEDSGRGSPRRLGASRFVRFDRQHALARKEAAAARDIAPLAGWSQLVADSMLVSGSTLFCQAIGVVTSLLFRSLISPLQMGVWQGLKLFLSYGNYLNLGVSKGAARELAVARGRGDESQAEAGLHAAFTANTLASLALAAGLIVASVWQYQFHGGWSNPWAGGLVAMALLVMLQRYETFLVTIQRARQQFAITSQLAVIEALLTLAVGGLATWRWGLPGLYVSAGCVLIAAIGYLQWNAPTSLRWHWDYDDVRRLTAIGLPMLLTGVLSSLFRSLDKLMILACMSDGTYQLGCYSVALLVGTQLYGIANQLAMVGAPRYAELWGGTNDRRAVAQLVAQNSQFIAWALAGAGLLAVVVATPALSWLLPSYAEGLPALSWLAPGVAAAGLAVPLTNYLATIDRQGRSLTILGAAAACTAVLLRIAIGQGSGLVGVAAVTSLASLGYLVALAGTSIWPELNGDERRRYVLHLSGALLLLALPALARWSFGGEWNDDSGERFLTCLGLLGGWGFAAMCGWTWASQRRRDRRRSRVARELAA; encoded by the coding sequence ATGCCTCCGCACGTAAGACGCAAAGTCGCGCGCCCCGCGCGGCGGATTGTCGAAGACTCGGGTCGTGGCTCGCCCCGACGACTCGGCGCTTCGCGCTTCGTTCGTTTCGATCGCCAACACGCGCTTGCGCGGAAAGAAGCCGCCGCCGCGCGCGATATCGCCCCGTTGGCCGGTTGGAGCCAACTGGTCGCAGACTCCATGCTGGTCAGCGGCTCGACGCTGTTTTGCCAGGCGATCGGCGTCGTAACAAGCTTGCTGTTCCGCTCGTTGATTTCGCCACTCCAGATGGGCGTCTGGCAGGGGCTCAAATTGTTCTTGAGCTACGGCAACTATTTGAATCTCGGCGTCAGCAAAGGCGCTGCGCGGGAGCTGGCCGTGGCGCGCGGACGCGGAGATGAATCGCAGGCGGAAGCCGGATTGCACGCCGCCTTCACCGCGAACACGCTGGCCAGCCTGGCGCTCGCCGCGGGGTTGATCGTCGCCAGCGTGTGGCAATATCAGTTTCACGGCGGCTGGTCGAATCCCTGGGCCGGCGGCCTGGTCGCGATGGCGCTGTTGGTGATGTTGCAGCGTTACGAAACTTTTCTGGTCACGATTCAACGCGCGCGACAGCAATTCGCGATCACTTCGCAATTGGCCGTGATCGAGGCCCTGCTCACGCTGGCCGTGGGCGGCTTGGCTACCTGGCGCTGGGGCTTGCCGGGACTGTATGTCAGCGCCGGTTGCGTATTGATCGCGGCGATCGGCTATTTGCAATGGAATGCGCCGACGTCTCTTCGCTGGCACTGGGACTACGACGACGTCCGTCGGCTCACGGCGATCGGTTTGCCGATGCTCCTCACCGGCGTGCTCTCCTCGCTATTTCGTTCGCTCGACAAATTGATGATCCTGGCCTGCATGTCGGACGGCACGTATCAACTGGGCTGTTACTCGGTCGCACTGCTGGTCGGCACCCAGCTTTACGGCATCGCGAATCAACTCGCCATGGTCGGCGCGCCGCGCTATGCCGAGCTCTGGGGCGGCACCAACGATCGCCGCGCCGTCGCTCAACTCGTCGCCCAGAACAGTCAATTCATCGCCTGGGCATTGGCCGGCGCCGGCTTGCTGGCCGTCGTCGTGGCCACGCCGGCGCTGAGCTGGTTGCTGCCGAGTTACGCCGAAGGCCTGCCAGCACTGTCGTGGCTCGCACCCGGCGTGGCGGCCGCCGGTTTGGCTGTCCCGCTGACCAATTATCTGGCCACCATCGACCGCCAAGGCCGCTCGCTTACGATCCTTGGCGCCGCGGCGGCTTGCACGGCCGTCTTGCTGAGAATTGCCATCGGCCAAGGCAGCGGACTCGTCGGCGTCGCCGCGGTCACCTCGCTCGCATCGCTCGGCTATCTCGTGGCGCTGGCGGGCACTTCCATTTGGCCGGAATTGAACGGCGACGAGCGGCGCCGCTACGTGCTGCATTTATCGGGCGCGCTGTTGTTGCTCGCCTTGCCGGCACTTGCCCGCTGGAGCTTCGGCGGCGAGTGGAACGATGATTCCGGCGAACGCTTTTTGACTTGCCTCGGGCTGCTCGGCGGCTGGGGATTCGCCGCGATGTGCGGCTGGACTTGGGCCTCGCAACGACGCCGCGATCGCCGGCGCTCGCGCGTCGCGCGGGAGCTGGCCGCCTGA